A part of Chroogloeocystis siderophila 5.2 s.c.1 genomic DNA contains:
- a CDS encoding helix-turn-helix domain-containing protein, with protein MREYLEAQYTENISLDAIARIANLSPFYLIRTFRKCTGLPPHEYLTQIRIARAKTLLAQGNAISQVADNTGFADQSHLTRYFKRIVGVTPGQYQHRGQ; from the coding sequence GTGCGAGAATACTTAGAAGCACAGTACACAGAAAATATTTCCTTAGATGCGATCGCCCGCATTGCTAATTTGAGTCCGTTTTACTTGATTCGCACGTTTCGCAAGTGTACTGGTTTACCACCCCACGAATATTTAACACAGATCCGCATTGCGCGTGCCAAAACACTCTTAGCGCAAGGAAATGCGATTTCCCAAGTAGCCGACAACACAGGTTTTGCCGATCAAAGTCATTTAACACGATACTTCAAACGCATCGTAGGCGTCACGCCTGGTCAATACCAGCATAGAGGGCAATAA